The window CACCACCGTCAGGCACCCGTGATCCGGAGGCCCCCATGTCCCTCTCCCGGCGCACCCTGCCCCTGCTCACCGCTCTTGCCGTACTGATCGGTTCGGTTGTCGTCGGCGCCGTCCCCGCCGCCGCAGCCCCCGGTCCCCCGCCCGCTTCGATGTCCAGCCTGGGTGACTCGATCACCCGCGGTTTCAACGCCTGCGGCTGGTACGTCGACTGCACCTCGCGCTCGTTCAGCACCGGCGACAACTCGTCGGTGAACCCCCACTACCTGCGTATCCGGGCCGTCAACCCGGCCATCAACGGTCGCAACCACAACGACGCCCAGACCGGGGCCGACTCGGCGGACCTGCTCGGTCAGGCCAACAGCGCGGTCTCCCGTGGGGTCCAGTACGTGACCGTGCTGATCGGCGCCAACGATGCCTGCACCGGTTCGGAGTCGAGCATGACGACGGTCGGCACCTTCCGGGCGAACGTCGACGCCGGGCTGAACCGGCTGAAGTCCGGCCTGCCCGGCGCCCGGGTGTACGTGATCAGCGTGCCGGACATCCAGCGGCTCTGGTCGGTGGGCCGGGACAGCGGCAGTGCCCGTACGGCGTGGTCGCTGTTCGGCATCTGCCAGTCGATGCTGGCGAATCCGACCTCGAACGCGCAGGCCGACGTCGACCGGCGCAACCGGGTACGTCAGCGCGTGGTCGACTACAACGCCCAGCTCGCCGCCGCCTGTGCCGCGTACGGCGCCAACTGCAAGTTCGACAACAACGCGGTGTTCAACTACCCGTTCGCGCTGAACCAGCTTTCGAGCTGGGACTACTTCCACCCGAACGCCACCGGTCAGCAGGTCCTGGCCAACGTCACGTACGCCGCCGGCTTCGGCTGGTAGCAGGTTCCCGGTCCGGGGCGGCCGACCGTGCGGACGGCCGCCCCGTACGGGCTAGACGGCGAGCAGGCGGTGCACCGACTCGTCCTGGAGATCGGCGCGCTCGCCTGAGCGGGCCACCTCGCCCGCGTCGAGGATGACGAACCGGTCGGCGATCCGCAGTGCCAGTTCGAGGTACTGCTCGACCAGCAGGATCGCCAGTCCCAGTTCGCTGTGCAGCCGCTCGATCGCGGCCTCGATCTCCAGGATGATCGACGGTTGGATGCCCTCGGTCGGCTCGTCGAGCAGGAGCATCTTCGGCCGGGTGACCAGGGCCCGGGCGATGGCGAGTTGCTGTTGCTGGCCGCCGGAGAGGAAACCGGCCCGGCGGCGCAGCAGCGGTGGCAGGGCCGGGAAGAGGTCCAGCGCCTCGTCCACCGCGCTCTTGTCGCCGCCGCCGGGTGACGCCTCCAGCGCCACCTGGAGGTTTTCCCAGACGGTGAGCTGGGGGAAGGTCTCGTGCCCCTGCGGCACGTAGCCGAGGCCGAGGCGTACCCGCTCGTGGGTCTTGAGGCGGGTGATGTCCCGGTCACCGAACTCGATTTTGCCCTTCTTCGCCGGCAGCACACCCATGATCGCCTTGAGCAGGGTGGTCTTGCCGACCCCGTTGCGTCCCATCACGCAGACCAGTGACCCGCCGGGCGCCCACAGGTCCACCCCGAACAGGGCCTGCGCCCGCCCGTACGCGACGTCCAGTCCCGACACCCGCAGCAACTAACCCGCCTCCTTGATCAGCTCGGTGCTCTCCTTGCGGGTCCGGCCGAGGTAGACCTCCTGCACCCGTGGGTCGGCCTGAACCTGTGCCACCGTTCCCTCGCAGAGCAGCCGGCCCTCGTGCAGGACGCTGACCGTGCTGGCGAACCGGCGCAGGAACTCCATGTCGTGCTCGATCACGATCACGGTGTGTTCCCGGGCCACCTCCTGGAGCAGTTCGCCGGTGCGTTCCCGTTCCGGCCGGCTCATTCCGGCCACCGGCTCGTCCAGCAGCAGCAGGCTCGGTCGCTGGACGACCAGCATCCCGATCTCCAGCCACTGCC of the Micromonospora sp. NBC_01796 genome contains:
- a CDS encoding GDSL-type esterase/lipase family protein, which produces MSLSRRTLPLLTALAVLIGSVVVGAVPAAAAPGPPPASMSSLGDSITRGFNACGWYVDCTSRSFSTGDNSSVNPHYLRIRAVNPAINGRNHNDAQTGADSADLLGQANSAVSRGVQYVTVLIGANDACTGSESSMTTVGTFRANVDAGLNRLKSGLPGARVYVISVPDIQRLWSVGRDSGSARTAWSLFGICQSMLANPTSNAQADVDRRNRVRQRVVDYNAQLAAACAAYGANCKFDNNAVFNYPFALNQLSSWDYFHPNATGQQVLANVTYAAGFGW
- the urtE gene encoding urea ABC transporter ATP-binding subunit UrtE, whose protein sequence is MSGLDVAYGRAQALFGVDLWAPGGSLVCVMGRNGVGKTTLLKAIMGVLPAKKGKIEFGDRDITRLKTHERVRLGLGYVPQGHETFPQLTVWENLQVALEASPGGGDKSAVDEALDLFPALPPLLRRRAGFLSGGQQQQLAIARALVTRPKMLLLDEPTEGIQPSIILEIEAAIERLHSELGLAILLVEQYLELALRIADRFVILDAGEVARSGERADLQDESVHRLLAV